In Apteryx mantelli isolate bAptMan1 chromosome 18, bAptMan1.hap1, whole genome shotgun sequence, a single window of DNA contains:
- the YTHDF1 gene encoding YTH domain-containing family protein 1 isoform X2 has product MSATSVDPQRPKGQDNKVQNGSLHQKDTVHDNDFEPYLSGQSNQNNSYPSMTDPYLSSYYPPSIGFPYSLSEAPWSTGGDPPIPYLTTYGQLSNGDHHFMHDAVFGQPGGLGNNIYQHRFNFFPENPAFSAWGTSGSQGQQTQSSAYGSSYSYPPSSLGGTIVDGQTGFHNDTLNKAPGMNSIEQGMVGLKIGGDVTTSAVKTVGSVVNSAGMTGALSGNGGSSVNLPVSKPTSWAAIASKPAKPQPKMKTKTGPVIGGALPPPPIKHNMDIGTWDNKGPVAKVPAPQQIPSPQSVPQPQQQIVQPVPAQPPPLTQPQYQSPQQPPQNRWVAPRNRNAAFGQSGGTGNDSNSAGSTQPNPVPSGESHPVLEKLKAAHSYNPKDFEWNLKNGRVFIIKSYSEDDIHRSIKYSIWCSTEHGNKRLDSAFRSMNSKGPVYLLFSVNGSGHFCGVAEMKSPVDYGTSAGVWSQDKWKGKFDVKWIFVKDVPNNQLRHIRLENNDNKPVTNSRDTQEVPLEKAKQVLKIIATYKHTTSIFDDFSHYEKRQEEEEVVRKERQNRNKQ; this is encoded by the exons aacaATAGTTATCCATCAATGACTGATCCCTATCTGTCCAGTTATTATCCACCATCTATTGGGTTCCCCTATTCTCTCAGTGAAGCACCGTGGTCTACAGGAGGAGATCCTCCTATCCCATATCTCACTACCTATGGACAGCTCAGTAATGGAGATCACCATTTTATGCATGATGCTGTTTTTGGACAGCCTGGGGGTCTGGGAAATAATATCTATCAACACCGGTTtaattttttccctgaaaatccTGCCTTCTCAGCTTGGGGAACAAGTGGATCCCAAGGACAGCAAACTCAAAGTTCGGCATATGGGAGCAGTTACAGCTATCCACCTAGTTCACTGGGCGGTACCATTGTGGATGGACAAACAGGATTTCATAATGACACGTTAAATAAAGCTCCTGGAATGAACAGTATTGAACAGGGAATGGTTGGACTTAAGATTGGTGGAGATGTTACAACTTCTGCTGTGAAAACAGTAGGTTCTGTTGTCAACAGTGCTGGGATGACAGGTGCCCTCTCTGGTAACGGTGGATCTAGTGTAAACTTGCCAGTATCTAAACCAACCTCTTGGGCTGCTATAGCTAGCaagcctgcaaaaccacagcctaAAATGAAAACGAAAACTGGACCTGTAATTGGAGGAGCGCTGCCTCCACCACCTATAAAACACAATATGGACATAGGTACTTGGGACAATAAGGGTCCCGTGGCAAAAGTTCCTGCCCCCCAGCAGATACCTTCTCCTCAGTCTGTTCCGCAGCCACAGCAACAAATTGTTCAGCCTGTTCCAGCTCAGCCTCCTCCATTGACCCAACCACAGTATCAGAGCCCTCAGCAGCCACCCCAAAATCGCTGGGTAGCTCCTCGCAACAGAAATGCAGCTTTTGGCCAAAGTGGAGGAACTGGTAATGATAGCAACTCAGCTGGCAGTACCCAGCCTAACCCTGTTCCAAGTGGTGAATCCCATCCTGTTCTTGAAAAACTGAAAGCTGCTCACAGCTATAACCCTAAAGATTTTGAATGGAACCTTAAAAATGGACGTGTGTTCATAATAAAGAGCTATTCAGAGGATGATATTCATCGTTCCATTAAGTATTCTATTTGGTGTAGTACAGAACATGGCAACAAACGCCTGGACAGTGCTTTTCGTTCCATGAATAGTAAGGGTCCGGTCTACTTGCTATTCAGTGTCAATGGCAGTGGACATTTCTGTGGAGTAGCAGAGATGAAATCACCTGTGGACTATGGCACCAGTGCAGGTGTCTGGTCTCAGGACAAGTGGAAGGGGAAATTCGATGTCAAGTGGATCTTTGTGAAGGATGTGCCCAACAACCAGCTCCGACACATCAGGCTGGAGAACAATGACAACAAACCAGTTACAAACTCCCGTGATACACAGGAGGTGCccttagaaaaagcaaaacaagtgcTTAAAATTATTGCTACTTACAAGCACACGACCTCCATCTTTGATGACTTTTCTCATTATGAAAAGCGccaagaagaggaggaggtggtgcGGAAG gaaCGTCAGAATCGAAACAAACAATAA
- the YTHDF1 gene encoding YTH domain-containing family protein 1 isoform X1 — MSATSVDPQRPKGQDNKVQNGSLHQKDTVHDNDFEPYLSGQSNQNNSYPSMTDPYLSSYYPPSIGFPYSLSEAPWSTGGDPPIPYLTTYGQLSNGDHHFMHDAVFGQPGGLGNNIYQHRFNFFPENPAFSAWGTSGSQGQQTQSSAYGSSYSYPPSSLGGTIVDGQTGFHNDTLNKAPGMNSIEQGMVGLKIGGDVTTSAVKTVGSVVNSAGMTGALSGNGGSSVNLPVSKPTSWAAIASKPAKPQPKMKTKTGPVIGGALPPPPIKHNMDIGTWDNKGPVAKVPAPQQIPSPQSVPQPQQQIVQPVPAQPPPLTQPQYQSPQQPPQNRWVAPRNRNAAFGQSGGTGNDSNSAGSTQPNPVPSGESHPVLEKLKAAHSYNPKDFEWNLKNGRVFIIKSYSEDDIHRSIKYSIWCSTEHGNKRLDSAFRSMNSKGPVYLLFSVNGSGHFCGVAEMKSPVDYGTSAGVWSQDKWKGKFDVKWIFVKDVPNNQLRHIRLENNDNKPVTNSRDTQEVPLEKAKQVLKIIATYKHTTSIFDDFSHYEKRQEEEEVVRKVNLLKNLFYTQIWGK, encoded by the coding sequence aacaATAGTTATCCATCAATGACTGATCCCTATCTGTCCAGTTATTATCCACCATCTATTGGGTTCCCCTATTCTCTCAGTGAAGCACCGTGGTCTACAGGAGGAGATCCTCCTATCCCATATCTCACTACCTATGGACAGCTCAGTAATGGAGATCACCATTTTATGCATGATGCTGTTTTTGGACAGCCTGGGGGTCTGGGAAATAATATCTATCAACACCGGTTtaattttttccctgaaaatccTGCCTTCTCAGCTTGGGGAACAAGTGGATCCCAAGGACAGCAAACTCAAAGTTCGGCATATGGGAGCAGTTACAGCTATCCACCTAGTTCACTGGGCGGTACCATTGTGGATGGACAAACAGGATTTCATAATGACACGTTAAATAAAGCTCCTGGAATGAACAGTATTGAACAGGGAATGGTTGGACTTAAGATTGGTGGAGATGTTACAACTTCTGCTGTGAAAACAGTAGGTTCTGTTGTCAACAGTGCTGGGATGACAGGTGCCCTCTCTGGTAACGGTGGATCTAGTGTAAACTTGCCAGTATCTAAACCAACCTCTTGGGCTGCTATAGCTAGCaagcctgcaaaaccacagcctaAAATGAAAACGAAAACTGGACCTGTAATTGGAGGAGCGCTGCCTCCACCACCTATAAAACACAATATGGACATAGGTACTTGGGACAATAAGGGTCCCGTGGCAAAAGTTCCTGCCCCCCAGCAGATACCTTCTCCTCAGTCTGTTCCGCAGCCACAGCAACAAATTGTTCAGCCTGTTCCAGCTCAGCCTCCTCCATTGACCCAACCACAGTATCAGAGCCCTCAGCAGCCACCCCAAAATCGCTGGGTAGCTCCTCGCAACAGAAATGCAGCTTTTGGCCAAAGTGGAGGAACTGGTAATGATAGCAACTCAGCTGGCAGTACCCAGCCTAACCCTGTTCCAAGTGGTGAATCCCATCCTGTTCTTGAAAAACTGAAAGCTGCTCACAGCTATAACCCTAAAGATTTTGAATGGAACCTTAAAAATGGACGTGTGTTCATAATAAAGAGCTATTCAGAGGATGATATTCATCGTTCCATTAAGTATTCTATTTGGTGTAGTACAGAACATGGCAACAAACGCCTGGACAGTGCTTTTCGTTCCATGAATAGTAAGGGTCCGGTCTACTTGCTATTCAGTGTCAATGGCAGTGGACATTTCTGTGGAGTAGCAGAGATGAAATCACCTGTGGACTATGGCACCAGTGCAGGTGTCTGGTCTCAGGACAAGTGGAAGGGGAAATTCGATGTCAAGTGGATCTTTGTGAAGGATGTGCCCAACAACCAGCTCCGACACATCAGGCTGGAGAACAATGACAACAAACCAGTTACAAACTCCCGTGATACACAGGAGGTGCccttagaaaaagcaaaacaagtgcTTAAAATTATTGCTACTTACAAGCACACGACCTCCATCTTTGATGACTTTTCTCATTATGAAAAGCGccaagaagaggaggaggtggtgcGGAAGGTAAACTtattaaaaaatttattttatacaCAGATATGGGGAAAATGA